A window of Marmota flaviventris isolate mMarFla1 chromosome 11, mMarFla1.hap1, whole genome shotgun sequence genomic DNA:
tatgctgtttttaagtctttggggaataaaccaaggagagggatagctgggtcaaatgtggttccattcccagttttccaaggaatctccatactgctttccatattggctgcagtaattttcagtcccaccagcaatgtatgaatgtgcctttttccccacatccttgccaacacttattgttgtttgtcttcataataactgccattctgactggagtgaggtgatatcttagagtagttttgatttgcatttctctaattgctagagatgatgaaaatttttcatgtatttgttgattgtatatcctcttctgagaagtgtctgttcaggaccttggcccatttgttgattgtattatttaggtttttttggtgcttagctttttgagttcttcatataccctagagattagtgatctatctcatgtgtgaggggtaaaaatttgctcccagggtgtaggctctctgttcacctcacagattgtttcctttgctgggaagaaACCTTTTagcttgattccatcccatttattgattcttggttttaattctttcactataggagtctcattaagaaagttggggggctggggatatgcctcaagcggtagcatgctcgcctggcatgcatgcggcccgggttcgattctcagcaccacatacaaacaaaggtgttgtgtccaccgagaactaaaaaaataaatattaaaaaaaaattctctctctcttcccacccccccccctctctctctttaaaaaaaaaaaaagttggggcctaatcgcACATGATGAAGAtaagggcctattttttcttctattagacacagagtctctggtttaattcctaggttcttgatccactttgagttgagttttgtgcatcgggagagataggggtttaatttcattttgttgcttatgtatttccagttttccaagtaccatttgttgaagaggctaccttttctccaatgcatgttcttggcaactttgtctaatataagataattatagttttgtggggtagtctctgtgtcctctattctgcaccattggtctaccagtctggtTTGGTGtgaataccatgctgtttttgttactatggttctgtaacatagtttaaagtctggtatagtgatgacacctgcttcactcttcctgctaaggattgctttagctattctgggtctctaatttttccaGATAACTTTCATGGTTGCTTTCTccacaatttatttcaggaaacacagaaagaggaagtacttccaaattcattctatgaggccaatattaccctgatcccaaaaccaggcaaagatacatcaaagaaagaaaacttcagactaatatctcttataaaaatagatgcaaaaattctcagtaaaattctggcaaattgaaaacaataacatatcaaaaagattgtgcaccatgatcacgTGGGagtcatcccagggatgcaaggttggttctacatacaaaaatcattaaatgtatttcatcacttcaatagactcaaagataagaatcatatgatcatctcaatagatgcagaaaaagcatttgacaaaatacagcaccctttcatgttcaaaacaatagaaaatctagggataaccggaacatatctcaacattataaaggctatctatgctaagcctcaggccagcatcatcctaaatgaagaaaaattaaaggcattccctctaaaaactggaacaagacagggatgccctctttcaccacttctattcaacctaGTTCTTGAAATgctggctagagcaattagacagatgaaagaaattaaagacatatgtataggaaaagaagaacttaaattagcactatttgctgatgatatgattctatacctagaagacccaattaactccaccataaaacttctagaactaataaatgaattcagcaaagtagcaggatataaaatcaacacccatcaatcaaaggcatttctgtatatcagtgacaaatcctcagaaaggaaaatgaagacaacgaccccatttacaataacttcaaaaaaattaagatacctgggaatcaacttaacgaaagaggtaaaagatctatacaacgaaaactacagaaccctaaagagagaaatcaaagaagaccttagaagatggaaagatctaccttgctcttgggtaggcagaattaatataatcaaaatgaccatactaccaaaagcactatacagatttaatgcaattctcatcaaaataccaatggcatttcactgtcatttattttttttaaaatcaataaaaaaacagCTGAATATGTGTGGATTTATATCAGGATTCTCAATAGTATCCTGTTTGTGTGCAAGAGACAATTTTTGAGATTCCTGAGGAAATTTATTTGTGCtctggaaattagaaaatatgcaAGAACTATTGATGTTACTgtgcaataataaatattttaataataaatttcagttttttctACTACATGAGTTTTAGGTTGTCATGAATTTCCTTTACAAAAATGACAGACTAAGtggtttttaaagaaagaagaaaagcatacAAATGATTATCACAGCAAATgatatattgtaaaaatattgaaaattattttacttaaggATGGATATAAGAGAGTTCATCACAATACAGTCTCTTCGTTGTGTATGCTTGAAAACTTCagtaaaaagttgaaaaatatcatCTCAGCAAGAAGCTAGGGACTTACACATGAATAGCTATATTTAAAACTGGATTTTGGGAATAGAGCCAGAATATGAGAGAAATCAGGGAAGCACAAACCTATTTTGTGGTGTAACTGTATCCCAGCCCCAGTTCACCAGAGCTAAAAATGCCCTGAAAGTAAAGAGAAGGACCCCAGTCATCAATTCTAATGAAACTCACCAATAAATGCAAAAGACTAGAAGTGATTACTTTTTCCCATTGAAACTACTTTTAGTTCTCCTGAATGATGATCTATGAGCTCTCAAGTGTTCTATCACACCACTGCAATTCCTCTGAAGAGACTCTTGGATTTTGGGTTATAAGATGCCATCGTTAAAATTCCCTACGTGGCACTTGAACAAGGCACGCAAACCCATGCCCttgacacacacacaacatatgtATACAATCACACATTCAATCACCAATGCTTGGGCGCCAGCCAAGCCAGACAGCAGGAGGAAGCTGCCCTGCGCCAAGCCAGATTGGAGGAGGAACCTGGCCCCGCCCCCTGTGCTAGTCCAGAGGAAGCCCaacaacccttaaaacccatcaaaggaGGTGTGGCTACCAACACGGTTCtgcggctgatccaggtacccggtttccaactcccccacccttagctgccataactcaaaatatttcccacaagcttttgggggttgtagctatcaacgcaaaacaacaactgtacaggcacctggtttccacctcagagactagagtagggaagatacaggtggaagctcatgtcctttcacactggctatacccaccaccctgaatacagaggctcaagctaggaatagacaacgccacctactggaagcaaggaaaacagtgttctgagagacttttttttttctcttcctttctctcttttcttctctctcttccacaacttcaacatatgtgaaaccaagaactgtgcatgaacaaccgaattaccaaagtaatataatatagaggaactgcatataccccaccttccccccatttttttctttatttctatcttactttccttttccttctctcttatttctcttttcttccttgttttttttctttttcttcattcgtattctctctatccaactttcaatctcctaacttttgctatctaaacatagggtaactatctaaatacagataggagattgagtctatacattcttccataaattaccagtctattggttagagttctccaaaagtgctaagttagtttaacctcataccctcactcctttccctctaagtataacatccttcgtctgaaattaagttttctatatgccaccagatatggtatgccttttatgaaactaatgaatatattcttaagtagtaattaaaaccaatatctatagacttagaatctaactataaatgtattaataatgaaaacttgtgcttagataatgtactgttgatattgggaactgttaacattgtctttctccgcaaaagagggatgttggagctatacaagaacaatacaaatatataaggggaaaaacattaacacaacagtttcaccaatgATTCCTTTTCACTAGACAGATGCAGTTCAGACTATGACACCTCTCCTCCAGCAATACAAACACTGAATGCTTTCCTGAGAGACACCTACTCCTCTGAAACAAGGATGCAGAAACACACACATTTCATAGATCTTTGGATGAAAATTTACACTTGTACATGTGCTGTACCCAGGATCTTAATCAAAGGGCCCTctgaaaattttgctttatgtttatattcataaattatacataaatacataatctTCCAATATGTGAAAACTCGTGCACACACACATCTTCTATGCACatataaaaccaaatattttatttcctctttaaaactATAAGTGTATTATATAAACCAAGCATATTAAAAAATCTGTGAAGTTCCATATGTTCCATATTTTATAGACATTTCTATTTGATGGTGATATAAAACCCTATGCAGCTCTGGATCTCTAAGCCACTCTTGTGACACCATGAGCCATGTCAATCTCAGTGTTTATTCAGGAAATCTAGGTTGGAGGGCAGGGCATGCATAGGGCCTGGGTGCTGCTTGGCACTGTACTGATCTAGGACAAAGGGGAGAGAGCTTTTAAATGGATCTGCTTTTTATGGTCCTTCCACATGCATCTCCTTGCTTGGTCTTAGCAAGAACAGGaaaccatgcctggctttcaCTCACCTACAACTGTCGCCTCCCAGTGTTTTCAAGGAGCATTATATTGTGTTTCTACCAGCTGGTCAaacaaactcttaaaaaaaaccCTGCCAAATGCAGAAAGCTGTGTGTGGTTTTCACACCCCTAACACTGTAGTCTCCCAGCCTTTAGAATGAGAAATCTTTCACTATCCCACCAGTTGGCTAAAAGGATACTTTTACTAAATACCTGTGAATATATAAGAGAATGGAACTGCTACAAACTCTACTGAACATGCAAGAGATGAAACACCCATAGTCCATCCCTAATAAAATCACACACTGAGACAACACAGCCTGCTCCACTATAATCTAGTTACAGTACTTTTGTATTCATCAAGACCTTTTCAGTTGCAAAGAATTGAATCCTACTTTAAACTGCCTAAATCACAGTGTTTTTCAGGTATTGGGTCTAATAAATATACATGGTATTACacagataataaatattggaactgaaaaagaaaaaataggaataagcTGGACATAAAGTTGCAAAACTTGTTCTTTaaacttcagaaaatgaaaattgcCTTTGCTCAAAAAATGTCTAAACAATTGTAAGAAAAAAGATGTTATGTAAATGAAGCACCtgatagatattttaaaagacatatgcacaagtaaaaagaaatacatattcttgggtgaaaaaagaaaaaataaacttttcaatcTTTCTCACATGAGTAAAAATAAGTAATGTAATATTCACTGAAACTtcataattacttttaaatttctgacctcaacaaaataactttaaattttatgaaaaagaacACGTTATGAGGATCACATGATAAATTAGAAATATGAATAGGGACTATAGGCCTTGTCCTCCCAAGTATTCAAATCTTCTTAATCCAAACACATTCTGCagcataaacagaaaaataaggcaGTGGATTAAAACAGTTCTGAGCACAGACCAGCACATAGAAAATTACAATAATATGTATATAGTGTAATTAAAGTGACAGATAATGGAATTAGTATTAAACTGAGTTCTGATAGTAgactattatttgaaaaaataaaaaatgctcttAACACTGGAGGAACAAGAAGCAACAAAACATAATCTGCAAATAATGTGTCCATGAGTCAGGTTTGGAAAAACCTAAAAGGTTGAAGTAGAGAAAATTATACGGAAGAGTTAACCAATTGGAAAAATATTCATAGCACATATAAAAGATCTGTGCTATGTTCCTAATAACACAGGGCCTCATTCGTGCCACataaatagacacacacacacacacacacacacacagagttcagTGCAATGAATGAAGAACATAATTAGGACCAAAAGAAGTTGGGACACAGGACTATCCTTGGAGAAAACTAATACAATTAGATGTTTCCAAAGTGTACTTAAAGGtctttttgcaaaaagaaaacagcaacactggaagagttgaaaaaaataaaatgatgtgcaAAAATGTTTCTACATCTCAGGTAAGGAAAGACACAAACAAATTGGGATCCTGAACTCTTAAAGAAAACCTTTACCAGTTTGACTCACGAAATCAAAAATCCTACATGCCAAACATAAAGAACAGCTCCAAAACATTTATTCATACCACATACTAAAAAGCTGGATTAATATCCAAATAGAGAATTAAAGAAACTAGTTCTAAAAACACAGATAGCCGTATTAAAAATGGCTAACAAATGTGAATAGTAAAATCCCATGAAATGCAAATGCCCACATATTAtggaaacagaaagcaaaaaccaATGCTTgatttttcattcataaaattaaCAAAACGTAAAATTTATACCATCTGGAGCTGGAGAAGGTATTAAAAGCTACAGCTCCCATACACTGCTGATCATAGAGGAGGGGTTGCTCAAGACTCTGAAGGTTAGTTAAGCATAACATGAGCATAGCAACTAACCAACAGCTCTACCCCTAAGACGCTCCTAGGAtacaaagaaaacagcaaaagtaGGGAAACACAAGAGTGGAAGAGAATACTTCAGAATGGTTACTGCAGTCTTGTTCAAAGAggcaaaaagcagaaaaaaactttaaatatctaTCACCACTggtgggttcaaaaaaaaaaggtccttAAAGCTTTCAATGCAATTACTAAATGAAGAAGTTAACGTCCTAAGTACTGAATGGTGAACATGACTACAATACATTGCCGAGTGAAAATGCAAGGTAAAGAActcatgtacaaaaaaaaataaattaaaaaaagaactcatgTACACTTCACTATTAgatattattgaataaaatagatataaattttGCATAAGATAAATGCATACATATTCAATaacttcaataaaaagaaaacatgcataCAAAACTGCTAAGAATACTTGCCTGTAGGATGggcaaaaaatgaataataaaatggtTCACATCCTAATATGTTTCTCAGGGTTTTTCTGAAGCAGTAATAGAAAGAGAGCATAAAAATAACATGAATGGggcctggggatacagctcagttggtagagtgcttgctgaaCAAAcacaaggcactgagttcaatccccagcaacaccaaacacaaacaagcaaacagataaaaaaagaaatgatatgaaTTCCATCACTGATATGCACATAAATATCAATGAGGCCAGCTTTATAGCATTTGCTAACTCACACTTAATGAATAGTCACCAAACAATTGTTAACCCAGGAAGAAATGCCAGATACAATGGATATTAAAGGAATCACAGCTCAGTAAGAGATCTTTCTTAACTCCCAAAGCTAGGTTTTCCGCAGTGTGCTAAAGGAGACACAACATACCTTGGGTAGTGGCTTCCTCTGGTGGCAGTTGATTCCACCAATGAAGATCATGTTGGGCATCACAGGTCTGGGATAGTCCAAAACAAAGTCAGTTCTTAACAACCAAATGGATATTTGGCTGAAGAGATCACCTATTGTGACAGGAGTTGGGAGAATTTCACAGGCAACTTCCAAGGCAGTTTGGAAAAAATAAGGGCAAAATAAATGCTCTTCCAAGTAGATTAGATGGTTCCTTATTCTCTCCATGAAACTCAAAGCATATGAGGACATCGAGAAAACTCTGGGAACATAAGACAGAGGACTGGGACACTGTGCACCATCATCAAGGTGATGGCAAAACACTCCCCTGGTAAAGACCACGGATGGAAGTGAAAAGTATTTGGCAACAACTAGGCCACACACATCAAAAGGATCCAAAAACACTGCATCAAAAGAGATCTCCTTTAAGTATTCCACTAGCTTCTTGTCATTAAACAAACTCCTACACCGTGAAAAAGTGATGTCAAAAAATGCTTTGGATGAACCCATTGCTAGACCATACATACTTTGTTCTGGAGTTTTCCATTGAGTGTCAACAAAAAAGTTGAATATTCGGTCCAAGTCCTCCAGAGTGTAAGAAGTTGAAAAAGTCTTTACTGTAAAATTCAGTGACTGTCCCAGTTGCCAACTCACCTCTGGCATGACAGCAACCACCTCATTCCCTCTGTGGATGAGTTTCTCCACAACTGACCGCATGGTAAACCAGTGGCTGCCATCCATGGGCACCACCAGCAGCTTGCCTGCCTGGGCAGAGCCAGATGCCAgcagcagacacacacacagaggaagggcGGCAGGCAAAAGACCAGGAGCCATGGGATATCTGAGCCCCCAACAATCCAGCTGCTTGGACACAAAGCTCAAGGGATACAGTAGGCAGAAGAAGTCCAGGTACAGTTCATGTGGGTGTGCTCATCAATTTGTGAAAATGTATTATGCCCGCTGTCAATCATTTACTCAGAGGAGACTTGATTAATGAATAACATCTGTTGACCTATCCGGCTTACGTGTTCTCCAGGTTTATGATCTTTGCCTCCTAGGAGCATCATGCCCCGTACCACAATGTGAATTTAATAACAGAATTACTAGGCAATGGATTGGGACTTTGTCATCTGGAAGGATTAAAAGGCAAACCACAATAAACAttacattttagaatttgttCAAAATACAACCCAGACTTTATCTTCATAGCACCAGAGACTCTTTGCTCAGAATGAAATGGGAGATCCAGCTTCAAAGGAACTCCTGGAAGGGCCTCAGTCCTGACCTGCTCCCTGCCAGTGAATGGTGGTTCATCACTGAATGTGCCACGGACACACACTGCTGCTGTCTCTTCTACTTTCAACAGGAGTCATGCTCCATTCCCAAACACTCTGAGGCCTCTGAAATGCCACAACAGGATTGAGAGCCCGCTACATTTGACCCTATGTGGCCACCATCTCTAGTAACTCGCTTTCTCTTGACTCCTCCAGAGCAGCAGGTCATCACCTAGTCAATGCTTGCCTCAGCATTATGGAGAATGCCTCTGACTTCCCGTATGATTTCATGTCCCAACCAGAGATTTAGAGATCTGTTGTGGATCCATGACCCATGAGCCCTCCCTGAGGGATGTAAGTGCTTCTCTCCCACACTCTAGTGAGCATTCTTTGTGGACACAAAGTCTCCATGTTCTCACCCTCCTTCCACAGGACCCACACTATGTCCATCCAGAGAAAAGTACACAGCAACAGTTTTTTCTACTAGACTCAACTGCATTAGGCAGTTTTTACATAGCTTCACAGGTGAGCACAGTGGCATTTCTCCAATAATACCACAGGGAGAGTCAAGAGAGTGATTCCACAGCCAAACTAGGGACATCACCCTTGTTAGGAACACACAGTGGTTCCTTCAAGACCCTGAATGTTACCAGATACTGGCTGTATCACTGCTTTGGCAACTATCATGTTAACATCATTGTCTTTAGAGAATCAGAAGGAGGAGAGTGACAACAACAATACATGTGATCTGGAGTCTCAGAATCCACCTCCACACAGAAAGCTCAGTGAACAATCATCCTCAGACCAGGACACCTTTTGACACTCCAACACTTGGGCATAAGCCTGAGGCCACCCAACCAGTCTGCAGAACTGAGTCACACTTGGcttggaaggggaggaagaaggtCTCACTCTGACAACGCcaaccctcctccttccccagacTTCCACACCACCACACAGGATGCTTTCCCTGGAACATGGCTCCACAGAAGGAAAGGAGACATGCTGGCCATCATCCAGCCACCCTAGCATTCCATGATCCCTCCAGGACCCCACTCCACTATCACCTCAAAGGCAACCCTGGTGGAAATGGCAGCAAGGAGGCGGGGATCATGGTGACCAGCGTGTGCACCTTGCTGGACCTTCAGTGTTGCTGTCAGCTAAGATGCTTCAACACAGATACAGGCAAACCTCAGACCAGCAGAGCTGGTTGCCATAAAAAGCCCAATGGGAAGTTCAACCTAGCTTCAGTCCTAGATGGTTTCTTTCCTGCACAGCTCAATGCTCACAACATTCGCCTCACCAACACAGGGAAGGTCCCACTTTCTGGATTCCAAATTGTCAAAGGGTTTACAATGCCTTCAATTAGAAAGTCAAACAGTATCCCTAATCAGCAAAAAATCAGGGCCAATGACAGACCTCTCCTAGAGAGATTCCCATGTCTGTGCATTTAAGACAAATGTGAAGTTAGGCCTGCTACACCTTCAATTCATCCAGCCACAAGGTACCCAAGGCTCCACTCTGAAACACAAGCATTCCTGAATTGTGCATGAGCATAGCCTCAGGCCATACCTTTCCTAAGAAAGAACTCTGAATAACCTCAGAACCCAGCCTGCACCCTCTGCACAACAGCAGACCCCAAAGACTAGAATGGCCACCCGGGTTATATATCATATAATCATCCTCACCAGAACCCACTACAATTCTCAGCCAGGAGCCCCACTTGGTAGCACAGTCAGGATAATTGCTTCAAGAGAGAGTGGAACTTAGCAACTACCACCCCTGGTGTCAGAACAAAGGCATGTGGCTCACATGACTGAAGAGTGATCAACAGGCCTGCCCTCCTATTGTGGTAACTAGCTCATCCTCTAGGGTCACAGTGTAGGGAGCCAGATTAACATGACCACAGCCATCTTCGTTCATACCCTGGCCTGATGAATAAACCTAGCCAGTCCCTGCACAGTTACACTGCataccacagaaaaacaaaaccactgtGGTGACACTGGTGTGGGTCATGGAAGACCGTAACGTTGCCAGTGCCAGGAACGTGCCTGGCATCTTTCATTCTAGATCAATAAAACCTAATGCATTCTTGCTTGGGTGAAGGCCACCTTGGTTTTGACTACTATATAAGTCCACTCCCTGGGAATGAAGTTGCAGGGATCTACTGCTCATTGCTTCCCTTGGTCAAGAATTTGTCCAAAATTCCCATTATTCCTCAAAGCTTCAATTCTTATTTTCTATGAAACTTGTTGGTCTCTTGACATCTTCTGCTTATGGCTGAGAGGGAGAGGAAACAggaactggggaatgaaatgaacaaattatgTTTTGAGCATGCGTGACTATGTAACAATAAAGCCCACTGTTCTATATagttataacattttaaaaagtcacctcaaaaataaattcaaagtagGCAGATTCTAATTTAAGCCAATTCAATGAAACAATTTTGTGTTACCAGATACATATTCTTCCAGATGATTGGACAATGCTGATTAGTGAAAGTAATTAAATATTAACACCTAAttgtttctcaaaacaaaaaacctctgaATGAGTAAAAATGATATATCTTCCtgaaaaccaagagaaaaaaaagtgccGAAATTCtcaaattaatgaaaacatttaatgtAGCCTTAACacaaatagtttgtttttattttttggacctCTCCAAAACAATTTAACCTTTTATGAAGCAGCATACATAAGAACAATCACCTAGGAAATTTAGAAACACAGAGAGTGAGCCACACATATTTGAGCTTACCACAGAGCAACTTACTGAGAACACAGTAGTGCCGAATAAGCAGATAAGTCAGTGGGAAAAAACTGAGAGTGCCGATACAAATGCAAAgagcatagaaaataaaaacatatatatatgcagtTCAGTGCAATGGATGAAGAATGGAATTAGGATCAAAAGGAGTTGGGACATCAGACTATCAGTtgagaaaactaataaaattagatttttgcACTGTGTATTTAAAGGCCTCtttgcagaaaggaaaaaaaatagcaacactggaagagttgaaaaaataaaacatgatgtgGAAAAATGGTTCTACATTTCAGGTCAGGAAAGACATAAACGAGTTGGGATCCAGAActcttaaaaaaaacttttacaatTTAACTTCCCAAAATTGAAAATCCTCCATGGCAAAAGATGAACAGCTCCTGAAAATTTATTCATAGCACATATTTTAAAGTGGGATTAATATCCaaatagaagatttaaaaaactaGTTGTAAAATGACAGATAGCCACATTAAAAATGACCAACAAATGTGAACAAGAAATTatgaagaaatgcaaatgctCAATGCAAATCTCTGTGGAAAGAGTAAGCAAAAACTAAAGCAATTACACTCAATGTTATGCCCAGAAATTTGACAAAACTTAAAAGTTGAATATCTGGAGCTGGAGAGGGCATGTAAAAGCAACAgctctcatacactgctgatcaAAGAGGGGAGTTCCTTAGGACTCGAAAGTTATTTAAACATAACATGAGATAGCATCTAACCAGCAGCTCTACTCCTAGGATGTTCTTAGGATACAAGGAAAACAGCAAGAATAGGGAAACACAAGAGCTGGCAGAAATATTCTAAGaagagttgaaaaaataaaacatgatgtggaagaaaaaataaaggaatgtgtTTTACACATTTACAATGTGGTTTACAGTCTTGTTCAAAGATGTGGAAAAAGTTTAAATATCTATCACTATTGGTtgattcaaaagaaaaactgTTTAAAGCTTTCAATGCAACTACAAAATGAACACATTATAAGTATTAGATTGTGAGCATGACTACAATACATTGCCAAGTGAAATACAAGGTAAAGAACTCATGTACACTTTATTATTAgatattacttatttatattttaaaacatttatttttatttatccattttatgcttaggattgaacacagcacctcacacgtgctaggcgagcactctacttaGGATCTAACACAgcatcttgcacatgctaggagagcactctactgctgagccacaaccgcagctcCAATATTAGATATTACTTAATAACGTATGTGTAAAGTTTGCtttacatacatgaatacatataaaataatttcaaaaaaagaaaagtatgcaTTCAAAACTGCTCAGAATACTTTCCTATACAATTGGCAAAAAGGAATATCTTGCAAGTGTTTCTTGGGGTTTTTCTGTGGCAGATTTAGAAATTGAGCTTAGAAATGACACAAATCCCATCACTGATATGCACATAAATATCAATGAGGCCAGCTTTATAAAATTTGCTAATCCACAGTTatgaatagaaacaaaacaattttaacccagaaaaaaattacaaatacaatGGATATTAATAAAGAATCAAACTCAGGAAAGAATATTTCTTAACACCCAAAGCCAGGGTTCCCTCCGTGTGCTAAGGGAGACACAC
This region includes:
- the LOC139707695 gene encoding UDP-glucuronosyltransferase 1A9-like; this translates as MAPGLLPAALPLCVCLLLASGSAQAGKLLVVPMDGSHWFTMRSVVEKLIHRGNEVVAVMPEVSWQLGQSLNFTVKTFSTSYTLEDLDRIFNFFVDTQWKTPEQSMYGLAMGSSKAFFDITFSRCRSLFNDKKLVEYLKEISFDAVFLDPFDVCGLVVAKYFSLPSVVFTRGVFCHHLDDGAQCPSPLSYVPRVFSMSSYALSFMERIRNHLIYLEEHLFCPYFFQTALEVACEILPTPVTIGDLFSQISIWLLRTDFVLDYPRPVMPNMIFIGGINCHQRKPLPKVCCVSFSTLRKT